A stretch of Leptolyngbya subtilissima AS-A7 DNA encodes these proteins:
- the opcA gene encoding glucose-6-phosphate dehydrogenase assembly protein OpcA: MTTTPVVALQKPKDISLDEIESELHKIWHQQDTGAATPMATRATTFTMVIYEPEEVQQILAALGHYTGYIDGNHGPQTRDAIRHAQIAYDLRVTGRVDPPTLARVRQEYAQLSAAQKLYPNLDQRGFSLSESISAHNPCRIISLCPTFGEDTGVTAQVSVYCPVQKKSTGNLICCEYINLRGTKAALERVSDLVASLTLPELPKFVWWKATPSPEQLIFQNLARESNCIIVDSSYFSDAEAELHKMQELIESGTYIADLNWHRLAPWQELTAAAFDPPERRESLLDVDRISIDYEQGNAAQALLYLGWFASRLGWHPIGYVEEGGIYNIKKIHFKGPNDLAIEAELAGIPVADLGEVIGDLTGLRLLSTDKNANCCTILCSETSGCMRMEAGGGAQACQVEQVTALSDQKADFMLGQQLQRWGEDVLYEESLAMVAKIMHLL, translated from the coding sequence ATGACTACCACTCCTGTCGTTGCCCTTCAAAAGCCTAAAGACATTTCCCTCGACGAGATCGAGTCAGAGCTGCACAAGATCTGGCACCAGCAAGATACTGGGGCTGCTACCCCGATGGCCACCCGGGCCACCACCTTCACTATGGTGATCTATGAGCCTGAAGAGGTGCAGCAGATCTTGGCGGCCCTGGGGCATTACACGGGCTATATCGACGGTAACCACGGCCCCCAAACCCGTGATGCTATTCGTCATGCCCAGATCGCCTACGACCTGCGGGTGACCGGCCGCGTTGACCCCCCCACCCTGGCTCGAGTGCGCCAAGAATACGCCCAGCTTTCGGCGGCCCAAAAGCTTTACCCCAACCTTGATCAGCGGGGGTTTAGCCTCAGCGAGTCGATTTCGGCCCACAACCCCTGCCGCATCATTAGCCTCTGCCCCACCTTTGGGGAAGATACGGGGGTAACGGCTCAGGTGTCGGTATATTGCCCAGTACAAAAGAAAAGCACGGGCAACCTGATTTGCTGCGAGTACATCAACCTGCGGGGTACCAAGGCTGCCCTAGAGCGGGTGAGCGATCTGGTGGCGTCGCTGACCCTGCCAGAGCTGCCTAAGTTTGTCTGGTGGAAGGCCACTCCCAGCCCAGAGCAGTTAATTTTTCAGAACCTAGCTCGGGAAAGCAACTGCATTATTGTTGACTCCAGCTACTTTAGCGATGCCGAGGCCGAGCTGCACAAGATGCAGGAGCTGATTGAGTCGGGCACCTACATTGCCGATCTCAACTGGCACCGGCTGGCCCCCTGGCAAGAGTTGACCGCCGCTGCCTTTGATCCCCCCGAGCGGCGTGAATCGCTGCTTGATGTAGACCGCATCAGCATCGACTATGAGCAGGGCAACGCGGCGCAGGCGCTGCTCTACCTGGGCTGGTTTGCCAGCCGTCTGGGCTGGCATCCCATCGGCTATGTCGAAGAAGGTGGCATCTACAACATCAAAAAGATTCACTTTAAAGGGCCTAACGACCTGGCCATTGAGGCTGAGCTGGCGGGCATTCCGGTAGCCGACTTGGGAGAAGTCATTGGCGACCTCACCGGGCTGCGGCTGTTATCCACCGATAAGAATGCCAACTGCTGCACTATTTTGTGTTCTGAGACCTCGGGCTGTATGCGCATGGAGGCCGGTGGCGGTGCCCAAGCTTGTCAGGTGGAGCAGGTGACCGCCCTGTCTGACCAAAAGGCTGACTTTATGCTGGGCCAGCAGCTTCAGCGCTGGGGAGAGGACGTACTCTACGAGGAAAGCTTGGCGATGGTGGCGAAGATCATGCATCTGCTTTAG
- the pdeM gene encoding ligase-associated DNA damage response endonuclease PdeM yields MSILLLMPPQAAVETLTVGQTQLLLLPERAVYVETLGALLVSDVHLGKAETFQHYGLPVPSQVNHGTLGRLEALCAQHRPGSLWILGDLFHGRVGMDDEVIDAWLKFLHRTQVSAHLILGNHDRPLEDTLTQLSVECFVEAVEVGGVLFSHEPDLDPNRLNICGHIHPCFRLSMGCDRLRLPCFHWQARQNRLTLPSFGEFTGGYDIALAAGEMAYVVAEGAVVGFGR; encoded by the coding sequence GTGTCTATTCTGTTGTTGATGCCACCCCAAGCTGCTGTAGAAACGCTTACCGTCGGTCAAACCCAGCTGCTGCTCCTGCCGGAGCGGGCGGTTTATGTCGAGACGCTGGGGGCGCTGCTGGTGTCAGATGTGCATTTGGGCAAGGCAGAAACGTTTCAGCATTACGGGCTGCCCGTGCCTAGCCAGGTCAACCATGGCACCCTTGGGCGACTTGAGGCCCTGTGCGCTCAGCACAGGCCCGGCTCACTGTGGATTTTGGGCGACCTCTTCCACGGGCGTGTGGGCATGGACGATGAGGTGATTGATGCCTGGCTGAAGTTTTTGCACCGCACCCAGGTGAGTGCCCATCTCATTCTCGGCAACCACGATCGCCCCTTGGAAGACACCCTGACCCAGCTCTCAGTGGAATGCTTTGTGGAAGCAGTGGAGGTCGGGGGCGTCCTGTTTAGCCACGAGCCCGATCTGGACCCAAACCGGCTGAATATCTGCGGGCACATTCACCCCTGTTTTCGCTTAAGCATGGGGTGCGATCGCCTGCGCTTACCTTGCTTTCATTGGCAGGCCCGGCAGAACCGGCTGACACTGCCCTCCTTTGGCGAGTTTACCGGCGGCTATGACATTGCTCTGGCGGCGGGGGAGATGGCCTACGTGGTAGCGGAGGGGGCGGTAGTGGGTTTTGGTAGGTGA
- a CDS encoding SH3 domain-containing protein → MAWGKRWMTWGLCGVLSLTVAGCWWRDNDAAVEVLPIDEEPSVVSDPAASTPSTTPAPRPTPNPPEPGVGGIGTAMNPPQAAQLIADQPEAQINLRSQPSADSTAKGYGLVGDPVELLRSTEGSDGTWYFVKFDKSGAEGWIRGDFINTAGRATPLSQQADESNTCEGVMEGMAFTAFYDASGFHLVRFVNLETKNTFDATLSRQGSSNDGQPLYQGSASPPAGGSYPVALTDFSGGNPRSGSQVSLNYTGIEGSATCE, encoded by the coding sequence ATGGCCTGGGGCAAGCGGTGGATGACGTGGGGACTCTGCGGCGTGCTGAGTTTGACGGTGGCTGGCTGTTGGTGGCGCGATAATGATGCGGCGGTCGAGGTGCTTCCCATTGATGAGGAGCCGTCGGTGGTGAGCGACCCTGCCGCTTCGACCCCGAGCACTACCCCCGCCCCCCGTCCTACGCCCAACCCGCCGGAACCTGGGGTGGGTGGAATAGGGACAGCGATGAACCCACCCCAGGCAGCGCAGCTGATCGCGGATCAGCCTGAGGCGCAGATCAATCTGCGATCGCAGCCTTCCGCCGACTCCACGGCCAAGGGCTACGGCCTGGTGGGCGATCCGGTAGAACTGCTGCGATCGACTGAGGGCAGCGACGGCACCTGGTACTTCGTCAAATTTGACAAGTCTGGGGCCGAGGGCTGGATTCGCGGCGATTTTATCAACACTGCCGGACGAGCTACTCCTCTATCCCAGCAGGCTGACGAGAGCAACACCTGCGAGGGCGTGATGGAAGGTATGGCCTTTACTGCCTTTTACGACGCCAGCGGCTTTCACTTAGTGCGCTTCGTCAACCTAGAAACTAAAAACACCTTCGATGCTACCCTTAGCCGTCAGGGCAGCAGCAACGACGGACAGCCCCTATACCAGGGCAGCGCCAGTCCGCCAGCGGGCGGCAGTTATCCTGTGGCGCTGACCGATTTCTCGGGGGGCAACCCCCGCAGCGGTTCTCAGGTGAGTCTAAATTACACAGGGATTGAAGGGAGCGCGACCTGTGAGTAG
- a CDS encoding glycosyltransferase family 4 protein → MTSESLPAAVAIVHEWLVSRAGSEKVVEQMLAVCPRADVFSLVQFLEPEAVSLIPPGTRVETSFLQKLPGARRHFRQYLPLMPLAVEQFDLSDYDLVLSSNHAVAKGVLTRPHQLHVSYVHTPIRYAWDLQHQYLQQAGLTRGAKSALTRLILHYLRLWDLAAAHRVDCFVANSRYVARRIWKTYRRPATVIYPPVAVDRFCWQQPRDDFYLTVSRCVPYKRVDLTVEAFNRLGLPLVVIGDGPALAELQRSAKPNITFLRNSVDAVVSDHMARCRGFIFPAEEDFGITVVEAQAAGAPVIAYGQGGCVETVQPGKTGLLFSQQTVDHLVQAVQHFAQHGVEFGAEAIRHHAETFSESRFRQELTTYLAHKWLKFEQGNELE, encoded by the coding sequence ATGACTTCTGAATCTTTACCTGCCGCCGTTGCGATCGTGCACGAGTGGCTCGTCAGTCGGGCAGGGTCAGAAAAAGTCGTCGAGCAAATGCTGGCGGTGTGCCCTCGGGCGGATGTCTTTAGCTTGGTGCAGTTCTTAGAACCCGAGGCGGTGTCTCTAATTCCACCAGGGACTCGGGTTGAGACCTCCTTTCTGCAAAAACTGCCCGGGGCGCGACGGCACTTTCGTCAATATTTGCCGCTGATGCCCCTGGCGGTGGAGCAGTTTGACCTCTCAGACTATGACCTGGTGCTTTCCAGTAACCACGCTGTGGCCAAAGGAGTGCTCACTCGCCCCCACCAACTCCACGTCAGCTACGTACACACCCCCATTCGCTACGCGTGGGATTTACAGCACCAGTACCTCCAGCAGGCGGGGCTCACCCGAGGTGCCAAAAGCGCCCTCACTCGCCTGATTTTGCACTACCTGCGCCTGTGGGACCTCGCCGCCGCCCACCGAGTAGATTGCTTTGTGGCCAACTCTCGCTACGTGGCCCGCCGCATTTGGAAAACCTATCGCCGCCCCGCCACGGTGATCTACCCGCCGGTGGCGGTCGATCGCTTCTGCTGGCAGCAGCCCCGCGACGATTTCTATCTCACGGTGTCGCGCTGTGTACCTTACAAACGGGTCGATCTCACCGTGGAGGCTTTTAACCGCCTTGGGCTACCGCTGGTAGTAATTGGCGACGGGCCGGCTTTGGCGGAGCTGCAGCGATCGGCCAAACCCAATATCACCTTTTTGCGGAATTCTGTGGACGCGGTGGTGTCAGATCATATGGCGCGTTGTCGAGGGTTTATTTTTCCAGCGGAAGAAGACTTTGGCATCACTGTAGTCGAAGCCCAAGCGGCGGGGGCACCGGTAATTGCCTACGGCCAGGGCGGCTGTGTCGAAACCGTACAGCCGGGGAAAACTGGACTACTGTTTAGCCAGCAAACCGTAGATCATTTGGTGCAGGCCGTGCAGCATTTTGCTCAGCACGGAGTCGAGTTTGGGGCTGAAGCCATTCGCCATCATGCCGAAACTTTTTCCGAGTCAAGATTTCGCCAGGAATTAACCACATATTTGGCACATAAATGGCTGAAATTTGAGCAGGGCAATGAATTAGAGTAG
- the wbaP gene encoding undecaprenyl-phosphate galactose phosphotransferase WbaP, with product MVALLSLSDLLALALAGCAGVYLRLAFDGQYSPSLYGQLWPILGVFLLAYAVAGLYPAVGLSPVDELRRICLSTTFTYLVLGAGLFLTREGETYSRGVFLLAWLLALLTVLTGRLLVKHLFARYPWWGYQVLILGGGRTGELVIQTLKNQPAFGLKPVAVLDDSRVHEGSLCGVPIVGPLSAAPHLALRHDIHYAIVAMPGMQREKLLRVLELYGRTFPHLLMIPDLFGVASLWVSSKDLGGILGLEIRQQLLLPGPRLLKTLLDLVLTLVVGLCLLPILVVIAVLVKLDSPGPVFYGQPRLGQNNTTFVAWKFRSMVPNAGLVLERYLTENPLLQEQWERDHKLRYDPRITRVGRFLRRTSLDELPQLWNVLRGEMSLVGPRPIVKEEIVRYADKYSLYTKVLPGLTGLWQVSGRNNVSYDERVNLDAYYVRNWSVWLDIYILLRTVWVVVIGDGAY from the coding sequence ATGGTTGCCCTCCTCAGTCTGTCTGATTTACTAGCTCTGGCCCTAGCTGGCTGCGCTGGGGTTTATTTGCGACTGGCTTTCGATGGGCAGTATTCGCCCAGTCTTTACGGGCAGCTATGGCCAATTTTGGGCGTGTTTCTGCTGGCCTACGCTGTGGCTGGGCTCTACCCAGCAGTAGGCCTGAGCCCCGTCGACGAGCTGCGGCGTATTTGTCTGTCCACCACCTTTACTTATCTAGTGCTGGGGGCGGGGCTCTTTTTAACCCGTGAAGGCGAGACTTACTCGCGCGGAGTGTTTTTGCTGGCTTGGCTGCTGGCGTTGCTGACGGTGCTGACCGGGCGTCTGCTGGTAAAGCATTTATTTGCTCGTTACCCCTGGTGGGGGTATCAAGTTCTGATCTTGGGTGGTGGGCGTACCGGCGAGCTGGTAATTCAAACCCTGAAGAATCAGCCCGCTTTTGGCCTGAAACCCGTAGCCGTACTGGATGACAGTCGGGTGCATGAGGGCAGTTTGTGTGGGGTTCCCATTGTCGGGCCGCTGTCGGCCGCACCGCATTTGGCCCTCCGTCACGATATCCACTACGCCATTGTGGCGATGCCTGGAATGCAGCGAGAAAAGCTGCTGCGGGTGCTGGAGCTGTATGGCCGCACTTTCCCTCACCTATTGATGATTCCTGACCTATTTGGGGTCGCTAGCCTGTGGGTCAGTTCTAAAGACCTGGGCGGTATTTTGGGTCTAGAAATTCGGCAGCAGCTGCTGCTACCGGGGCCTCGCCTGCTCAAAACCCTTCTAGATTTGGTGCTGACCCTGGTGGTAGGGCTCTGCCTGCTGCCGATACTGGTGGTGATTGCGGTTTTAGTCAAGCTCGATTCGCCGGGGCCGGTGTTTTATGGTCAGCCCCGGCTGGGGCAAAACAATACAACTTTTGTTGCCTGGAAATTTCGCTCCATGGTGCCCAATGCTGGGCTGGTATTGGAACGCTACCTGACCGAAAACCCGCTTCTGCAGGAGCAGTGGGAGCGCGACCATAAGCTGCGCTACGACCCACGCATTACCCGCGTGGGTCGTTTTCTGCGCCGCACTAGCTTAGATGAGCTGCCCCAGCTGTGGAATGTGCTGCGAGGAGAGATGAGCCTAGTAGGGCCACGACCTATTGTTAAAGAAGAGATCGTTCGCTACGCCGACAAGTACAGCCTCTACACTAAAGTGCTGCCGGGCCTGACGGGGCTGTGGCAGGTGTCAGGGCGCAACAATGTGTCCTACGACGAGCGGGTCAACCTGGATGCCTACTACGTGAGAAACTGGTCGGTCTGGCTAGACATCTATATTTTGCTGAGAACAGTGTGGGTAGTTGTAATTGGCGATGGAGCCTACTAG
- a CDS encoding O-antigen ligase family protein, protein MEPTRVKGFGFGSPASERLVLASLVALPYIVYGAIAGLVWFLLVSLYQGWRAIGRLLYTQGWLWLALGLGVSVALSQAPGESALQALNFVPFFVLYGAIAIAVPQFRQPWATLHNWAVALLVATIPVNLTAIAEFYLRSPAGLARWGSHSGLTWLYQQTDYGQRASAMFGHPNALANYMVIVFGLGLGLCAYYLNRPELKAKSVWICAATALVLVGIYCSGSRNGLLIAGIQLLLFGGLLRPYRYIFWAGLGAIALLTASALIWGVGGRSLPEAFATVSLRFSVWRLALDMIPHHPWFGTGLGTFKQLYDPADFPVAGDFLPHAHNLWLMLAAEAGIPVALGFTGIVGWVLGRSTFTLVAVPLSPDAMALLAGYLTGFGGTAAFAIFDLAFYDGRINILGWLLLGCVQAMAYLTLSAKSASPAGDQGTAQ, encoded by the coding sequence ATGGAGCCTACTAGGGTGAAAGGGTTTGGGTTTGGTAGCCCAGCCTCGGAGCGGTTGGTTTTGGCCAGTTTGGTGGCGTTGCCCTACATCGTCTATGGGGCGATCGCGGGGTTAGTCTGGTTTTTGCTGGTGAGCCTGTACCAGGGCTGGCGAGCGATTGGGCGATTGCTTTACACCCAGGGCTGGCTGTGGCTGGCTCTAGGGCTTGGGGTCAGCGTGGCGCTCTCTCAAGCCCCTGGAGAGTCGGCCCTGCAGGCGCTTAATTTTGTACCATTCTTCGTGCTCTACGGGGCGATCGCCATCGCCGTGCCCCAGTTTCGACAGCCCTGGGCAACCCTGCACAACTGGGCCGTGGCGCTGCTGGTGGCGACTATACCCGTTAACCTGACGGCGATCGCTGAGTTTTACCTGCGATCGCCCGCCGGTCTGGCTCGCTGGGGTAGCCACTCTGGCCTGACCTGGCTCTACCAGCAAACCGACTACGGCCAGCGCGCCAGCGCGATGTTTGGCCACCCCAACGCCCTGGCCAACTATATGGTGATTGTGTTTGGTCTGGGGCTAGGGCTCTGTGCTTACTACCTCAATCGCCCTGAGCTAAAAGCTAAAAGCGTTTGGATTTGCGCTGCCACCGCCTTAGTGCTAGTGGGCATTTACTGCTCGGGCTCTCGCAATGGGTTGCTGATCGCAGGCATTCAGCTGCTGCTGTTTGGCGGTTTGCTGCGGCCCTACCGCTATATTTTTTGGGCAGGGCTAGGGGCGATCGCGCTACTCACCGCCAGCGCCTTGATCTGGGGCGTAGGGGGACGCAGCCTGCCTGAGGCCTTTGCCACCGTTTCGCTCCGCTTTAGCGTCTGGCGCTTAGCCCTCGACATGATCCCACACCACCCCTGGTTTGGCACAGGTCTAGGCACCTTTAAGCAGCTCTATGACCCGGCCGACTTTCCGGTGGCCGGTGACTTTTTACCTCACGCCCACAACCTGTGGCTAATGCTCGCTGCCGAGGCCGGCATTCCAGTCGCTTTGGGGTTTACGGGAATAGTGGGATGGGTCTTGGGGCGTAGCACTTTTACTCTGGTTGCGGTTCCACTATCCCCCGATGCCATGGCCCTTTTGGCGGGCTACCTTACCGGTTTTGGCGGCACTGCTGCGTTTGCCATCTTTGACTTGGCCTTTTACGATGGCCGCATCAATATTTTGGGATGGCTACTGTTGGGCTGCGTTCAGGCCATGGCGTACCTAACGTTGAGCGCTAAATCAGCTTCACCAGCCGGAGACCAAGGTACAGCCCAATAG
- the petL gene encoding cytochrome b6-f complex subunit PetL: MGGVVAYVLFLSVMVGTAIGLYLGLRLVKLI, from the coding sequence ATGGGTGGTGTAGTCGCCTATGTGCTGTTTTTGTCGGTCATGGTGGGTACGGCTATTGGGCTGTACCTTGGTCTCCGGCTGGTGAAGCTGATTTAG
- the aroB gene encoding 3-dehydroquinate synthase, with product MKSVIPVPLPSQPYDVVVAAGGMDHLGTWLGGGDSPLVKPGQKLLLVSNPAIFKRYGDRALASLTQAGYAVETCLLPAGERYKTPSSLQKIYDAALDFHLERKSAMVALGGGVVGDMTGFAAATWLRGVNVVQVPTSLLAMVDASIGGKTGVNHPRGKNLIGAFHQPRLVLIDPTVLKTLPVREFRAGMAEVIKYGVIWDRDLFETLEAAPRLDQYRYLGDELLHTILTRSCQAKADVVSQDEKEAGLRAILNYGHTIGHAVESLMNYRGVNHGEAVAIGMVAVGKIATALDYWTTAEETRQLKLIEETGLPTQIPAQLASEDILSLLQGDKKVKDGQVRFVMPNGLGAAKVTGDITRKQILAALES from the coding sequence ATGAAATCCGTCATCCCCGTCCCCCTGCCAAGTCAGCCCTACGATGTGGTGGTGGCCGCTGGGGGTATGGACCATTTGGGTACCTGGCTGGGGGGCGGGGATTCGCCACTGGTGAAGCCGGGGCAAAAGCTCCTGCTAGTGTCGAATCCGGCGATTTTTAAGCGGTACGGCGATCGCGCCCTCGCCTCCCTCACCCAGGCGGGCTACGCGGTCGAAACCTGTCTGCTGCCCGCTGGGGAACGCTATAAAACCCCTAGCTCTCTACAAAAAATCTACGACGCGGCCCTTGACTTTCACCTAGAGCGTAAGTCGGCAATGGTCGCCCTGGGGGGCGGTGTGGTGGGCGATATGACGGGTTTTGCCGCCGCCACCTGGCTGCGGGGGGTGAACGTGGTGCAGGTGCCCACCTCGCTGCTGGCCATGGTAGACGCCTCCATTGGTGGCAAAACCGGCGTTAACCATCCCCGAGGCAAGAACTTGATTGGGGCGTTTCATCAGCCGCGCCTGGTGCTGATTGACCCTACGGTGCTGAAAACCCTGCCCGTACGAGAATTTCGGGCAGGCATGGCGGAGGTAATCAAGTACGGCGTGATTTGGGATCGAGACCTATTTGAAACGCTGGAGGCCGCCCCTCGCCTCGATCAGTACCGCTATTTGGGGGATGAGCTGCTGCACACCATTCTGACGCGATCGTGCCAGGCCAAGGCTGATGTAGTCTCCCAAGACGAAAAAGAGGCGGGGCTGCGGGCAATTCTCAACTATGGACACACCATTGGCCATGCGGTGGAGAGCTTGATGAACTATCGCGGGGTCAATCACGGAGAGGCGGTAGCGATCGGCATGGTGGCGGTCGGTAAGATCGCCACCGCCCTCGACTACTGGACCACCGCTGAGGAAACGCGACAGCTGAAACTGATTGAAGAAACGGGGCTACCCACCCAGATTCCGGCCCAGCTGGCCTCCGAAGACATTCTCTCGCTGCTGCAGGGCGACAAGAAAGTGAAGGATGGCCAGGTTCGCTTTGTCATGCCAAACGGCTTAGGTGCGGCTAAGGTGACAGGTGACATTACCCGCAAGCAAATTTTGGCAGCTCTAGAAAGCTAG
- the hisB gene encoding imidazoleglycerol-phosphate dehydratase HisB produces the protein MQTQDRPISVPASGLAYPSRSASVSRTTGETDVQVSLNLDGTGQCEAKTGIPFLDHMLHQISSHGLIDLEVRATGDIEIDDHHTNEDVGITLGMALHQALGDRKGITRFGHFVAPLDESLVQVALDFSGRPHLSYGLEIPTQRVGTYDTQLVREFFVAVVNHSQMTLHIRQLDGINSHHIIEATFKAFARAMRMATEVDPRRAHLIPSSKGVI, from the coding sequence ATGCAAACCCAAGACCGTCCAATCTCTGTTCCTGCTTCTGGTCTGGCTTACCCCAGCCGAAGCGCTAGCGTGAGCCGCACCACCGGGGAAACCGATGTGCAGGTGAGCCTCAATTTGGACGGCACCGGGCAGTGTGAGGCGAAGACAGGCATTCCCTTTCTCGACCATATGCTGCACCAGATTTCGTCCCACGGGCTGATTGATCTAGAGGTGCGGGCCACAGGCGATATTGAGATCGACGACCACCACACCAATGAGGATGTGGGCATTACCTTAGGGATGGCGCTGCACCAGGCCCTGGGCGATCGCAAGGGCATCACCCGCTTTGGCCACTTTGTCGCGCCGCTCGACGAATCGCTGGTGCAGGTAGCGCTGGATTTCTCGGGTCGGCCTCACCTCAGCTATGGGCTGGAAATTCCGACCCAGCGGGTGGGCACTTATGACACTCAGCTGGTACGCGAGTTTTTTGTGGCGGTGGTCAACCATAGCCAAATGACCCTGCACATTCGCCAGCTTGACGGCATCAACTCGCACCATATTATTGAGGCCACATTCAAGGCCTTTGCGCGGGCCATGCGCATGGCTACCGAGGTAGACCCCCGCCGAGCGCACCTGATTCCCAGTTCTAAAGGGGTGATTTAG
- a CDS encoding LmeA family phospholipid-binding protein produces the protein MAKGNSDLGEQALSKAFEVGLSTQLDAADDLDAEIRTNPIALMQGELESANIEGRGLVIKNELRTEQLSVKTDGISIDPLKAAFGNIELTRPTNASAAVELTEVDIERACNSDYIQQKLKSLDVTLDGRPVRLSAEQIDFSLPGNGQVAIAASVVLDETGERQQVAFRATPAMGPQGHEVVLNDVQIEPENTSEPLTQSLLAAAKDLLDLHNFTLSGMTLQLQSLDVQQGKIALQMQAYIEKFPGGK, from the coding sequence ATGGCTAAAGGCAATTCAGATTTGGGTGAGCAGGCCCTGAGCAAAGCATTCGAGGTAGGGCTGTCTACCCAACTTGATGCCGCAGACGACCTAGATGCCGAGATACGCACCAACCCGATCGCACTGATGCAGGGAGAGCTAGAGTCGGCCAATATTGAAGGGCGCGGTCTAGTGATCAAAAACGAGCTGCGGACCGAGCAGCTTTCGGTCAAAACCGATGGTATCTCCATTGACCCCCTCAAGGCGGCTTTTGGCAATATTGAGCTAACTCGCCCCACCAATGCCAGCGCTGCGGTTGAGCTGACAGAGGTCGATATTGAGCGGGCCTGCAATTCTGACTATATTCAGCAAAAACTGAAGTCTTTGGATGTCACCTTAGATGGTCGTCCGGTGCGGCTTAGCGCTGAGCAGATTGACTTTTCTCTGCCGGGGAATGGTCAGGTGGCGATCGCTGCTAGCGTCGTGCTAGATGAAACCGGCGAGCGGCAGCAGGTGGCCTTTCGCGCTACCCCAGCCATGGGGCCTCAGGGGCACGAGGTGGTGCTGAACGATGTTCAAATTGAGCCAGAAAACACCTCAGAACCTCTGACTCAGAGCCTGCTGGCGGCCGCCAAAGACTTGCTCGACCTGCACAATTTTACCCTCAGCGGCATGACGCTCCAGCTGCAAAGCTTGGACGTTCAGCAAGGGAAGATCGCCCTACAGATGCAGGCCTATATAGAGAAATTCCCTGGGGGAAAATAG
- a CDS encoding 3'-5' exonuclease, whose amino-acid sequence MTTFVALDFETADRYRDSACAIGLVRVEQGQVVDKVHYLIRPPRRLFEFTHIHGITWRQVANEPDFAELWPDIAAMLTGADFFVAHNASFDRSVLYACCKAYGILPPVPDFVCTVKLARQAWNLRPTKLPNVCDYLGIPLNHHDALSDAEACAKIAMLIPTQFVASASGASAG is encoded by the coding sequence ATGACGACCTTTGTAGCCCTCGATTTTGAAACCGCCGATCGCTACCGCGACAGCGCCTGCGCTATTGGCTTAGTTCGAGTTGAGCAGGGGCAGGTGGTAGATAAGGTTCACTACCTGATTCGGCCTCCGCGGCGGCTGTTTGAGTTCACCCACATCCATGGCATTACCTGGCGGCAGGTGGCCAATGAACCCGATTTTGCCGAGCTGTGGCCCGACATCGCGGCGATGTTGACAGGGGCCGACTTCTTTGTGGCCCACAATGCGTCCTTCGATCGCAGCGTGCTCTACGCCTGCTGCAAGGCCTACGGTATTTTGCCCCCGGTGCCCGACTTTGTCTGTACGGTCAAGCTGGCCCGCCAAGCCTGGAACCTTCGCCCCACCAAGCTGCCCAACGTGTGCGACTACCTGGGCATTCCCCTCAACCACCACGATGCACTGTCGGATGCGGAGGCTTGCGCGAAAATTGCGATGCTGATTCCGACCCAGTTTGTGGCCTCAGCGTCTGGAGCTAGCGCGGGCTAG